The segment CTGCATTTGGCAAAAAACCAAATAAATTAACTCCCATAATATTCCTATAATTTTTTAATAATTTCACGCTTTATATTTTGTGTCGGATTGATATGGGGCAAATAAGTTTGTCAAATATTGTGAAAAATATTTTTCTTATTTGGGAAATAAATTTTTACGCTCATCCATACCGCCCCGTGTGTTGGTTAGCGAAACTTGACAATGAAATACGCTGTTAAATTTATTGGCTTTTACTTAAACCCGATCATATAGAAAATAAAAAAAGTATATAATATTGTGTAAAATGCATATTGTTAAGGAGTTTGGATGAAGACTTTTATGCCCAAAAAACAAGATATTGAACATAAATGGTTTCAAATAGATGCCACAGGCAAAGTTTTGGGGCGTTTATCAACTAAGGTTGCGATGATGTTATCAGGGAAAAATAAACCTGATTACGTACCATTTTTGGATATGGGCGATTTCGTTGTAATCACAAATGTGGAAAAGATCAAAGTAACAGGCAACAAGGAAGAGAAAAAGGAATATACATCTTATTCCGGCTATCCGGGTGGTTTAAAAACTGTTAAATACAAAGATCTGCAGAAAAAAGATCCTACAGCAATCATCAGGCACGCTGTTCGTGGTATGCTTCCAAAAAATAAGCTGAGAAAATTAATGATGAATCGTTTAAAATTATTTGTGGGTGATTCACATATTCATATTGCTCAAAAACCGGAGAAAATTGAGGTTTAATTTCAATTATTACTACAAAAATTATTTTGATATATAAACAGGAGTTAATCAATGCAATATTTTAGTGCGGTTGGCAGAAGAAAAAGTTCCGTAGCAAGAGTAAGAATTTCAAAAGGTACTGGAAAACGTATCATAAACAAAATGAAAATGGGCGATTATTTAAAACGCAAAACTCTTGAAATGAGTGTGGAGCGTCCTTTTACATTAATTAAACAATCTGATAATTTTGATTTGTATGTAAATGTAGAAGGCGGCGGACTCAGCGGTCAGGCTGGTGCTATTCGACTTGGAATTAGCAGAGCTTTGATTGAATATGATCCTGATCTTCGACCAATCTTGAAGAAAGATGGTCTTCTTACACGTGATGCTCGCGTGGTGGAACGTAAAAAATACGGACACGCAAAAGCACGCAAAAGATTCCAGCATTCTAAGCGATAAAGAATTTATTAATTAAATTAAAATAAAACAAAATAACTTAAGCCGATATTTGCAAACGGTGTTCTTATTGTTTACAACAACAGATCAGGATATAAACGCAAAATTTAAATCGGTATAAGTACAACTAACCGTTGGAGGAAAGTGAATGAACGTAACATCAATGAGAAGTTTGCTTGAGGCGGGAGTCCATTTTGGTCACAAAACAAGCCGATGGAATCCTAAAATGGCACCATACATCTTCATGCGAAGAAGTAAAATCCACATAATTGACCTTAAGCAAACTTTAGAAGCAATCAACCAAGCCTACTATTTCCTTAGGGAATTAGCAAGAAAAAACAAACACGTCTTATTTGTCGGAACAAAAAAACAATCTGCCGAATCTACCAAATCAGCTGCTGAAAAATGCGGTGAATTTTATATTACAAAACGGTGGTACGGTGGTTTGCTGACAAATATAAACACCATCCGTAAAAGTATCAAAAATCTCGATGAATTCGAGAATCTTGTTGATTCGGGTGAAATCAACAAATACACAAAACTTGAAGCCCTGAAAATGGAAAGGAAATACAATAAATTATTGGATATCCTCGGTGGCGTTCGAAAAATGGAATCCATCCCTTCCGCAGTTGTTATCACAGACACAAATCACGAAGAGATCGGAGTGAAGGAAGCTCAGAAATTGGGAATTCCCATCGTTGCTTTGGTGGATACAAACAGTAATCCCGATGGAATAGATTTTGTCATTCCAGCAAATGATGATGCAATGAAATCCCTCCATCTGCTTACGGATATAATGGCGAATGCAATTCTTGAAGGAAAACAACTTGATTCAGAAGGTGCTGATATTACCGTTACCGAAATGACGGGCGGAAAAGAAAAAGAAGAAATTGCAGAAGAGAAATCTATCGAAAAAACCGTACCAAACGAAAAACTTCCCAAAGAAGAAAATATTGCTCCCGAAAAAGTTGCTGAAGTAAAAATTGCAGAAGAAAAAATTGCAGAGAGTAAACCAATAACGGATGACAAACCAAGCAAAATAAAAAAAGAAACTAAACCCGAAAAAGAAAAAATTAAAAAAGAGAAAGTAAAAAAAGAACCTGAAACTTTTGAATGCCCTGTCTGTAAAAAAACTTTTTCTTCAAAAAGAGGACTAAAAATTCATATGGGTCTTGTCCACCAAAAATAAAAATACGTTGGAGTTTTCATGAAAATTACCGCAAAAGATGTAAAAGAATTACGAGATAAAACAAATGTTGGTTTGATGGATTGCAAAAAAGCCCTTCAAGAAACTGATGGAGATATCGCAAAAGCCGTGGATCTTCTTCGCAAAAGAGGAATCGCAAAAGCGGAGAAAAAAGCACTTCGTGATGCTGCCGATGGAATCATCTATTCATATATACATGCCGGTGCAAAATTGGGTGTTCTGCTTGAATTGTCCTGTGAAACCGATTTCGTTGCCCGTAACGAAAAATTCGTAGAGATGGCAAAGAAAATCGCAATGCATATCGCAGCAACTGATCCTATCGGAATCACACACACTGACGTGGACCCGGCACTCATTGAGAAAGAAAAAGAAATCTATCGAGCCCAGGGACTTAACTCCGGCAAACCGGATAATATCGTGGAAAAAATAGTTGAAGGTAGATTGAAAAAATTCTTTAAGGAAAACTGCTTGTTGGACCAGCCACTTATTATGGATGAAGATATCACCATTGACCAGCTTTTGAAGGACGCCATTAATACTTTTGGTGAAAATATCAAGATCAATCGTTTTTCCCGTTACGAAATTGGTAGATAAATCAGAAAAAAGCAATCGCACTCGCAATAAATATATCTAATGAACTATAGAGAACACGGAGAAATGATTTAAGGTTCGTATTTCTATCAGTGTCCTCCGAGAACTCAGTGGTTTGAAAAACAGACAAGTTAATCCTAAATAAAACGTCAATGAATTCTAAACCAAAAAGAATATTATTAAAATTAAGTGGTGAGATCCTTCAGGGTGATCGCCCTTTTGGACTTTCCAATGATGTTGTTACCGAAATTGTTCGTGAAATTATTAAAATTCATGAACATGGATTTCAGATAGCGGTAGTGATTGGGGCAGGTAATTTTTTTCGAGGTGTTTCCGAGATGGGAAATTTTATGTCCAGAACCGAAGCAGATAACATCGGGATGCTGGCAACTATCCAAAACTCGATCGCCCTAAAGGAGAAATTCTTGCAATTAGGTGTTAATGCGGGAATTTATACTTCAAGACAATTTGGAAATATCGGAAAAGTATTCAGTGCTAACCTTGTAAATAATGCTTTAGATAATGGCCAAGTTGCGATATTCGGTGGCGGAATTGGAAACCCTTTTTTCACAACTGATACTACTGCTGTACTTCGAGCTCTCGAAATCAACGCGACAATGGTGCTGAAGGGCACAAAAGTTGACGGTATTTTTGATAAAGATCCTGTAAAAAATGATGATGCCATATTCTATCCAAAAATAACTTATGATGAATATATCAAATTAAATCTTAGAGTTATGGACTTAACAGCCATTTCACTTGCTCGCGAAAATAAACTTCCTATCAAAGTGTTTAACGTTCGAGATAATAAAAATATTAGTAAAGCCGTTTTTGAAAATGACTTCGGAAGTATCATCCAATAATTTATTTAATAATAAAACAATCGTGGGGTAAAAATCATGGAACTAAATCAGATTTACGATAATGCTGAAATCGAAATGGATCAATCAATCGAAACCATGAAAAACAGATTGATAAAAATCCGTACCGGCAAAGCAAACCTTGCATTACTCGATGACGTAAAAGTTGATTATTACGGGCAGGAAACACCTATTCAACATATTGGCAGTCTTTCCACACCCGAAGCTCGGATTATAATGATCAAACCATGGGAACCTAATATGCTTGAGAAAATTGAAAAGTCCATTCTCGCATCAAATATCGGGATTACTCCCCAAAATGACGGGAAGGTAATCCGTTTGGTTTTCCCATCCCTTACTGAAGAGAGAAGAAAAGAACTTGTAAAAAATGTAAAACAAATCGGCGAGGAAACAAAAATCGCTGTTCGTAATATTCGTCGGAGTTCAAACGATGAAATAAAAAAAATGGAAAAAAATAGTGATATTTCAGAAGATAACTCCAAAATTGCTCTTGAAGAAATTCAGGATATTACAAATGAATCCACCAAAAAAATTAGTGAAATCATTACAAATAAAGAAAAAGAAATAATGGAGATCTAACTTAATATGAGTTATATTATTACATCCGATTGCGTTAAATGTGGAGTTTGCGTAGATGCTTGTATGGAAAATGCTATCGTTGAAGGTGATATGCATTTTATCATTACAACCGATTGTATTGAATGTGGATCTTGCCTTAATGTATGTCCGCTCGGTGCCATTCAAGGGCTCGAACATCTAAATGAAAAAAGTGGGTAAAAAAAATGGATTTTACCGATAAAACCAAAATTAATTTTAGAACCAATTCAATAATAGGATTGGTTCTTTTTGTTGTAACATTTGTTATTTATTTCATCACAAAACCAGCGTCCCTTTCTTTTTGGGATTGCGGAGAATATATTACTTGCAGCAGCATCCTCGGTGTTCCCCATCCTCCGGGAAATCCGTTTTACATAATGCTCGGGAAATTATTTACTATTATACCTTTCGGGCTTTCAGATGCGCAAGCTGTTAGTCTCCTTTCGATTGTGTTCAGTGCTTTTACCGTATTATTTTCTTATCTTTCCATTGTAAAATTGGTAAAAATCTGGAAAACAGAACCATATCTCGTTTACATTACAGGAATCATCGGGGCTTTGTTCGTTGCGTTTTCAAAAGAATTTTGGGTAAATGCCATCGAAGCAGAAGTCTATGGTGGGCTTTCATTCTTCCTTTCACTAATCATTTGGTTGACGCTTGTTTGGGCGGAAAAATCTCGCAACATGGAAAATCAAAACCTTTTATTGCTAATTATTTTCACATTTTTTCTTGGTTTCGGAGTCCATCAAACAACCTTGCAGATTGCTCCGGCTATTTTACTCATCATCGTTTTACCATTAATCAAATTTAATAAAAAATTCATTACTAAGGCAATTGTTCTCTTAGCATTATCGCTGATTTTGTATTACGTTTTCTACGCTATTGGTTCAGGTAGTGGCAGAGGAAGTTGGGGAAAATATGTTTTTGCGATTTTCACAATAAGTCTGCTAATATATTATTTAAAGGATTATGTTGAATTAAAAGTTTGGCTATTTGCATTATTTCTAATAATATTGGGTTTGAGCACCCATTTTATTTTGCCTATTCGAGCATCCGCACATCCTTTTATTAATGAGGGTGATCCGTCAAACTGGCAACGCTTTGGTGATTACGTTTTCCGCAAACAATATGGTCCTACCAGTTTTTTTGAAAGACGTGCTCCGATCATGGTGCAACTGAACAAACATTTCCTCCGATACTTTAGTTGGCAATTCTTCGATGCTGATGTGATTGGAAAATTTATTCACTTACCCCGTCATTTCGTGAATCTTATCGGGCAACTGATTGTTGCATTACTCGGATTTACCGGTATTTACTATCAATACAAAAAGAGCAAACGGTCTTTCATCTATCTTGCATCTCTCTTCCTTATGGGAAGCATTGCAATGATTTTGGTTATGAATCTTCAAACCGCTGAAGTGCGAGACAGACCGTATTTTTTCATTACTGCCTACATGCTTTGGGCGTTTTGGATGGGAATCGGTTCAATCGCTGTTATTCAATTTTTCAGGAAGAAAGCAAAAATACTCGGAGCGATTGCTTTGGTGATTATGTTAATGCTCCCTCTCGCGAACATGGCTTCCCACTTCCATAAAAATGATAGGAGTCAGGAATTGCTTGCTCTTGAATACGGAACGAATTTTCTGAACGGATTAGACAAAAATGCGATCATTTTTACAAATGGAGACAATGATACTTTTCCACTCTGGTTTTCTCAAGCAGTTGCTGATCCGAATGCGAAAGAATATTATCTCGAAAAAGATACTTTAATATTCAAAGAAATCACGGGCAAATCAATTAGTAAAGAAGAGAAAAAACTTAGCAGAAAAACAAATTTGTTGCTAAAACAGGCTTACGATAGTAAAAAAAATCTAGAAGGAATCAGAAAAGATGTGAGTATTGCAAATCTAAGTTTGCTTAATACTCCCTGGTATATCAAGCAACTGAAAAAGCAGGAAGGTATTGAAATAAACCTGTCGGATAAAAAAATTGATGAATTACGTCCAATGAAATTACCGCAGGATGTGGTTTTTCCGGTTGGTGATATAAAAATTAAGTTCAAAGAGGGAAAAATCCTCTATATTAAAGATTTGATGGTTTTGCAGATAATCAAAGACAATTATGGAAAACGCCCCATCTATTTTGCAGTTACAGTTGCGGATAGAGTGGGATTTGATAAATACCTTCAAATGGAAGGGATGGCAGAACGACTTGTGGAAACAAAAGGCAAATACCAAATTGATCCGATTCGATTAAATCATAATATAAATAACGTTTTTGATTTCAACTCTGTTTATAATGACAAATTGTATAAAGATGAAAACATGAAACGATTGATGAATAATTATGGTGCGAATTTTATGAGTATGGCTAATGTTCTCCACGAAAAAGGGGAAGATGAAGATGCTTTGAAATATTATAAAAAGGCGTTGGACTTCGTTAAAGCGAAGGATAAATTTCTTCCCGGACTTTCCAAACTTTATTATGCCACAAAAAAATATGATACAGCATTCGAAACCATTGCCCCCCTATTGAAAAAAAATCCCAATGACGCTCAAATCAATTATCTTGCAACGGATTATTTGGTTAAGGCTGATAAAATTGATTCTGCTCTTACCATGCTGGACAGCTTTATAATCAACAATCCCGATGAGAATTACTTTATCCAATATTATTTTGATTTATGTAAAAAAGACAAAAAATACAATCGTGGAATCGAATTGATGAACAAATTGCTTGAAGTTGACAGTAAAAATCGGTTGGCAAATAGTTACAAATCTCAGTTGGAAAATCTGCAAAAAGATTGAAAGAAGGCAGAACAAAGCGTAATCCGTTTTTCAAAACGGTATGCAACCCAAATTGAAGATTCCACAAAAATGAAGAACAAAACGTAATCCGTTTTTCCAAAACGGCATGCAACCCAACCGTTTCAACGGTTACAGAGTCGGCACGGACCACTCCGTGCCGATCGACGTGTGTCACGGAATGGTCCGTGCCACCGCAACCAACAACCAACAACCATAAGAAGAAACCATGCTAAGCAACTTACTTAAAAAATTATTCGGTACAAAATTCGAAAGAGAAATGAAAAAAATTCAGCCAATTGTGGATGAAATAAATTTGGAATACGAAAAACTACATTCCCTTTCTGATGAAGAACTCAAAGCAAAAACAGATGTTTTTAAAAATAAAATCCACAATTATACAGATGAGGATAATCAAAGATTGGAAGATCTGCAAGAGGAGTTCGACGCCGTTATTGAGGATAGTGAAAAAGACAGAATTTCTAACAAGATAGATACTGCCGAAGAAAGCTATAATGAAAGAATTCAAGAAATTCTTGATAAAATTTTGCCAGAAGCATTTGCCGTTATAAAAGAAACCTGTCGAAGATTGGTCGGGCAAAAATGGAAAGTTAGAGAGCATGAAATCGAATGGAATATGATTCCTTATGATGTTCAACTTGTGGGAGCAATAGTTTTGCATCAAGGAAATGTAGCGGAAATGAAAACGGGTGAGGGAAAAACTCTGGCTGCAACTATGCCTCTTTATTTGAATGCATTGGTCGGCAAGGGCGTGCACCTTATCACTGTGAATGATTATCTTGCTCAGCGGGATATGGAATGGATGAGCGAAATATATAAATTTCACGGATTAACAGTGGGCTGTATTCATGGCGAGATGGAACCGGAGGAGAGAAAAAAGCAGTATAATTGTGATATAACTTACGGAACAAATAATGAATTTGGCTTTGATTATT is part of the Candidatus Cloacimonadota bacterium genome and harbors:
- the rplM gene encoding 50S ribosomal protein L13 is translated as MKTFMPKKQDIEHKWFQIDATGKVLGRLSTKVAMMLSGKNKPDYVPFLDMGDFVVITNVEKIKVTGNKEEKKEYTSYSGYPGGLKTVKYKDLQKKDPTAIIRHAVRGMLPKNKLRKLMMNRLKLFVGDSHIHIAQKPEKIEV
- the rpsI gene encoding 30S ribosomal protein S9 — protein: MQYFSAVGRRKSSVARVRISKGTGKRIINKMKMGDYLKRKTLEMSVERPFTLIKQSDNFDLYVNVEGGGLSGQAGAIRLGISRALIEYDPDLRPILKKDGLLTRDARVVERKKYGHAKARKRFQHSKR
- the tsf gene encoding translation elongation factor Ts; the encoded protein is MKITAKDVKELRDKTNVGLMDCKKALQETDGDIAKAVDLLRKRGIAKAEKKALRDAADGIIYSYIHAGAKLGVLLELSCETDFVARNEKFVEMAKKIAMHIAATDPIGITHTDVDPALIEKEKEIYRAQGLNSGKPDNIVEKIVEGRLKKFFKENCLLDQPLIMDEDITIDQLLKDAINTFGENIKINRFSRYEIGR
- the pyrH gene encoding UMP kinase; the encoded protein is MNSKPKRILLKLSGEILQGDRPFGLSNDVVTEIVREIIKIHEHGFQIAVVIGAGNFFRGVSEMGNFMSRTEADNIGMLATIQNSIALKEKFLQLGVNAGIYTSRQFGNIGKVFSANLVNNALDNGQVAIFGGGIGNPFFTTDTTAVLRALEINATMVLKGTKVDGIFDKDPVKNDDAIFYPKITYDEYIKLNLRVMDLTAISLARENKLPIKVFNVRDNKNISKAVFENDFGSIIQ
- the frr gene encoding ribosome recycling factor, with translation MELNQIYDNAEIEMDQSIETMKNRLIKIRTGKANLALLDDVKVDYYGQETPIQHIGSLSTPEARIIMIKPWEPNMLEKIEKSILASNIGITPQNDGKVIRLVFPSLTEERRKELVKNVKQIGEETKIAVRNIRRSSNDEIKKMEKNSDISEDNSKIALEEIQDITNESTKKISEIITNKEKEIMEI
- a CDS encoding 4Fe-4S binding protein, whose amino-acid sequence is MSYIITSDCVKCGVCVDACMENAIVEGDMHFIITTDCIECGSCLNVCPLGAIQGLEHLNEKSG
- a CDS encoding DUF2723 domain-containing protein; this encodes MDFTDKTKINFRTNSIIGLVLFVVTFVIYFITKPASLSFWDCGEYITCSSILGVPHPPGNPFYIMLGKLFTIIPFGLSDAQAVSLLSIVFSAFTVLFSYLSIVKLVKIWKTEPYLVYITGIIGALFVAFSKEFWVNAIEAEVYGGLSFFLSLIIWLTLVWAEKSRNMENQNLLLLIIFTFFLGFGVHQTTLQIAPAILLIIVLPLIKFNKKFITKAIVLLALSLILYYVFYAIGSGSGRGSWGKYVFAIFTISLLIYYLKDYVELKVWLFALFLIILGLSTHFILPIRASAHPFINEGDPSNWQRFGDYVFRKQYGPTSFFERRAPIMVQLNKHFLRYFSWQFFDADVIGKFIHLPRHFVNLIGQLIVALLGFTGIYYQYKKSKRSFIYLASLFLMGSIAMILVMNLQTAEVRDRPYFFITAYMLWAFWMGIGSIAVIQFFRKKAKILGAIALVIMLMLPLANMASHFHKNDRSQELLALEYGTNFLNGLDKNAIIFTNGDNDTFPLWFSQAVADPNAKEYYLEKDTLIFKEITGKSISKEEKKLSRKTNLLLKQAYDSKKNLEGIRKDVSIANLSLLNTPWYIKQLKKQEGIEINLSDKKIDELRPMKLPQDVVFPVGDIKIKFKEGKILYIKDLMVLQIIKDNYGKRPIYFAVTVADRVGFDKYLQMEGMAERLVETKGKYQIDPIRLNHNINNVFDFNSVYNDKLYKDENMKRLMNNYGANFMSMANVLHEKGEDEDALKYYKKALDFVKAKDKFLPGLSKLYYATKKYDTAFETIAPLLKKNPNDAQINYLATDYLVKADKIDSALTMLDSFIINNPDENYFIQYYFDLCKKDKKYNRGIELMNKLLEVDSKNRLANSYKSQLENLQKD